The following coding sequences are from one Streptomyces venezuelae window:
- a CDS encoding FadD3 family acyl-CoA ligase: MRGDLEWGGIPGLVRAAAERYGTREAVVEGRTRVSYAELGERVEHAAAACMANGVEPGDRVAVWAPNTLDWIVSALGAVCAGAVLVPLNTRFKGTEAAYVLDRSRARLLFVTGTFLGTSYVASLRRAAAEGTGDGPLPGLPHLEQVVVLAEDAPQSFRTWKDFLASGDGVPADAVRTRAASVEGSAPSDIVFTSGTTGRPKGAVITHAQTLRCYDVWSELAGLREGDRYLIVNPFFHTFGYKAGIIACLMRGATMVPQPVFNVDTVLANVAAERISVLPGPPTLHQSILDHPSRDQYDLSALRLVVTGAAVVPLRLVERLRAELRIATVLTAYGLSEASGIVTMCRRGDPADVIAATSGRAIPDTEVRVVAPGGEPLPPGHPGEVLVRGHHVMQGYFEDPEETRRCLTPDGWLRTGDVGVLDAAGNLRITDRIKDMFIVGGFNAYPAEIEQLLGVHPAVADVAVIGVPDPRLGEVGKAYVVRRPGSVVTADDLIAWARREMANYKVPRAVEFVAELPRNASGKVVKGELRGRAGG; encoded by the coding sequence ATGCGCGGCGACCTGGAGTGGGGCGGCATCCCGGGACTCGTACGGGCGGCCGCCGAGCGGTACGGAACACGGGAGGCGGTCGTGGAGGGCCGGACCCGCGTCTCGTACGCGGAACTGGGCGAGCGCGTCGAGCACGCGGCGGCGGCCTGCATGGCCAACGGCGTCGAACCCGGCGACCGCGTCGCCGTCTGGGCGCCGAACACCCTCGACTGGATCGTCTCCGCGCTCGGCGCGGTCTGCGCGGGCGCGGTCCTCGTCCCGCTCAACACCCGCTTCAAGGGCACGGAGGCGGCGTACGTCCTGGACCGCAGCCGCGCCAGACTCCTCTTCGTCACCGGCACGTTCCTCGGCACGTCGTACGTCGCCTCGCTGCGCCGCGCCGCCGCCGAAGGGACGGGCGACGGACCGCTGCCCGGCCTGCCCCACCTGGAGCAGGTCGTCGTCCTCGCCGAGGACGCCCCGCAGTCCTTCCGCACCTGGAAGGACTTCCTGGCGAGCGGCGACGGGGTCCCGGCGGACGCGGTCCGTACGCGCGCGGCGTCCGTCGAGGGCTCCGCGCCCTCGGACATCGTCTTCACCTCGGGCACGACCGGCCGGCCCAAGGGCGCCGTCATCACCCACGCCCAGACCCTGCGCTGCTACGACGTGTGGAGCGAACTGGCCGGGCTGCGCGAGGGCGACCGCTACCTGATCGTGAACCCGTTCTTCCACACCTTCGGCTACAAGGCCGGGATCATCGCCTGCCTGATGCGGGGCGCGACGATGGTGCCGCAGCCGGTCTTCAACGTGGACACGGTCCTCGCCAACGTCGCCGCCGAACGCATCTCGGTCCTCCCCGGGCCGCCCACCCTGCACCAGTCGATCCTCGACCACCCCTCCCGCGACCAGTACGACCTGTCCGCGCTGCGGCTCGTCGTGACCGGCGCGGCCGTGGTGCCGCTGCGGCTGGTGGAGCGGCTGCGGGCGGAGCTGCGCATCGCCACCGTCCTCACCGCGTACGGCCTCTCGGAGGCGAGCGGCATCGTCACGATGTGCCGGCGCGGCGACCCGGCCGACGTCATCGCGGCGACATCGGGCCGGGCCATTCCCGACACGGAGGTACGGGTGGTGGCACCCGGCGGCGAACCGCTCCCGCCCGGCCACCCGGGCGAGGTGCTCGTCCGCGGCCACCACGTCATGCAGGGCTACTTCGAGGACCCGGAGGAGACGCGGCGGTGCCTGACGCCCGACGGCTGGCTGCGGACGGGTGACGTCGGCGTCCTCGACGCGGCGGGCAACCTGCGCATCACGGACCGCATCAAGGACATGTTCATCGTCGGCGGCTTCAACGCCTACCCCGCCGAGATAGAACAGCTCCTCGGCGTCCACCCGGCCGTCGCCGACGTCGCGGTGATCGGCGTGCCCGACCCGAGGCTCGGCGAGGTGGGGAAGGCGTACGTGGTGCGGCGGCCCGGGTCCGTGGTCACGGCGGACGATCTGATCGCGTGGGCGCGCAGGGAGATGGCGAACTACAAGGTGCCGAGGGCCGTCGAGTTCGTGGCGGAGCTGCCGAGGAACGCGAGCGGGAAGGTGGTCAAGGGGGAGCTGCGGGGGCGGGCCGGCGGCTAG
- a CDS encoding lipid-transfer protein: protein MASLKDATAIVGIGQTQFARQLVASEKELACRAIVAALDDAGIAPSEVDAFASYTMEETDEVEVAKAVGAGDVTFFSKVGYGGGGSCATVGHLASAIATGQASVGIAWRSRKRGSGPRPWKNTTVQLPTPAQWTRPFGLLRPADEIAMLARRHMHEYGTTRDHLFNVALACRNRANQNPAAMMYERPLTRDMYMTSRWISEPLCLFDNCLETDGALACVIVSAERARDCRRKPVYVHSVAQGLPAQHHGMVNYWTDDPLSGPAWTAARHLWKQADFGPQDVDVAQIYDAFTPLIPLSLEGYGFCDRGEGGAFTEGGALESGGRLPINTGGGGLSEAYVHGFNLINEGVKQLRGTSTAQVPDAETCLVTAGEGVPTSALLLRA from the coding sequence ATGGCTTCACTCAAGGACGCCACAGCGATAGTGGGGATCGGTCAGACGCAGTTCGCCAGGCAACTCGTCGCGAGCGAGAAAGAGTTGGCGTGCCGCGCGATCGTCGCCGCACTCGACGACGCCGGCATCGCGCCGTCCGAGGTCGACGCCTTCGCCTCGTACACCATGGAGGAGACCGACGAGGTCGAGGTCGCCAAGGCCGTCGGCGCGGGCGACGTCACCTTCTTCAGCAAGGTCGGCTACGGCGGCGGCGGTTCCTGCGCCACGGTCGGACACCTCGCGTCCGCCATCGCCACCGGCCAGGCGAGCGTCGGCATCGCCTGGCGCTCCCGCAAACGCGGCAGCGGCCCGCGCCCGTGGAAGAACACCACGGTCCAACTCCCCACGCCCGCCCAGTGGACGCGCCCCTTCGGCCTGCTCCGACCCGCCGACGAGATCGCGATGCTGGCCCGCCGCCACATGCACGAGTACGGCACGACCCGTGACCACCTCTTCAACGTCGCCCTCGCCTGCCGCAACCGCGCCAACCAGAACCCGGCCGCGATGATGTACGAGCGCCCGCTGACCCGCGACATGTATATGACGTCCCGCTGGATCAGCGAACCGCTCTGCCTCTTCGACAACTGCCTGGAGACGGACGGCGCGCTGGCCTGCGTGATCGTGTCCGCCGAGCGGGCGCGCGACTGCCGCCGGAAACCGGTGTACGTCCACTCCGTCGCCCAGGGCCTGCCCGCCCAGCACCACGGCATGGTCAACTACTGGACGGACGACCCGCTCTCGGGCCCCGCCTGGACGGCGGCCCGACACCTGTGGAAACAGGCGGACTTCGGCCCCCAGGACGTGGACGTCGCCCAGATCTACGACGCGTTCACCCCGCTCATCCCGCTCTCCCTGGAGGGGTACGGCTTCTGCGACCGCGGCGAGGGCGGCGCGTTCACGGAGGGCGGCGCCCTGGAGAGCGGCGGTCGCCTCCCCATCAACACGGGCGGCGGCGGCCTCAGCGAGGCATACGTCCACGGCTTCAACCTCATCAACGAAGGCGTGAAGCAACTGCGCGGCACGAGCACGGCGCAGGTCCCGGACGCGGAAACGTGCTTGGTGACGGCGGGCGAAGGCGTCCCCACATCGGCGCTGCTCCTGAGGGCGTGA
- a CDS encoding Zn-ribbon domain-containing OB-fold protein, producing MADATAKTEPLLTPTQDDDGAPFWEYATRGELRIQACTACGELRFPPRPCCPHCQSFDSDWRRMSGRGRIWSYVFPHPPLLPAYAEQAPYNAIIVELAEAPRIRLVGNLVAAPDAPLNSIPPERLRIGAKVQVVFAEVAGTVVPRWVLERS from the coding sequence ATGGCAGACGCGACGGCAAAGACGGAACCCCTCCTGACGCCCACGCAGGACGACGACGGCGCCCCCTTCTGGGAGTACGCCACCCGAGGCGAGCTCCGCATACAAGCCTGCACCGCCTGCGGCGAACTCCGCTTTCCCCCGAGACCCTGCTGCCCCCACTGCCAGTCCTTCGACAGCGATTGGCGCCGCATGAGCGGAAGAGGCCGCATCTGGTCGTACGTCTTCCCCCACCCCCCGCTCCTCCCCGCCTACGCCGAACAGGCCCCCTACAACGCGATCATCGTCGAGCTGGCCGAGGCCCCCCGCATCCGCCTGGTCGGCAACCTTGTAGCGGCACCGGACGCCCCCCTGAACTCGATCCCCCCGGAACGCCTCCGTATCGGCGCGAAGGTGCAGGTCGTCTTCGCGGAGGTCGCCGGAACCGTCGTCCCGCGCTGGGTCCTGGAGCGGTCATGA
- a CDS encoding enoyl-CoA hydratase/isomerase family protein: MTPAPGSALRTHVDKDTGVAVLTLDRPERHNAIDAGTAEELSATWRRFRFDDSVRAVVVTGAGERAFCTGIDRDADVPQPTSPYAIDDPLIAIGPKANDYWKPVIAAVNGMACGGAFYLLGESEFVVADEHATFFDPHTTYGMVSAYETIHMAQRMPFGEVARMALMGTAERVSARRAYETGLVSEVTPSGGALAAAVRAAETIASYPTEAVQGTVRAVWSAKEAARTQALAHAPHLIALGNLPQDRQAELFTHRRSGDFRTR; encoded by the coding sequence ATGACCCCCGCACCGGGCAGCGCCCTGCGCACGCACGTCGACAAGGACACGGGCGTCGCGGTCCTGACCCTGGACCGTCCGGAGCGCCACAACGCCATCGACGCAGGGACGGCGGAGGAGCTGTCCGCGACCTGGCGCCGCTTCCGGTTCGACGACTCGGTACGGGCGGTCGTCGTGACCGGCGCGGGCGAGAGAGCGTTCTGCACCGGCATCGACCGGGACGCGGACGTGCCCCAGCCCACCTCCCCGTACGCGATCGACGACCCGCTCATCGCGATCGGCCCGAAGGCCAACGACTACTGGAAGCCGGTGATCGCCGCCGTCAACGGCATGGCGTGCGGCGGCGCCTTCTACCTCCTCGGGGAGTCGGAGTTCGTCGTGGCGGACGAGCACGCCACGTTCTTCGACCCGCACACCACGTACGGAATGGTCAGCGCGTACGAGACGATCCACATGGCGCAGCGCATGCCGTTCGGCGAGGTCGCGCGGATGGCGCTGATGGGCACGGCCGAACGGGTCTCGGCCCGGCGGGCGTACGAGACGGGCCTGGTCTCCGAGGTGACCCCGTCCGGCGGGGCGCTGGCCGCGGCCGTCCGTGCCGCCGAGACCATCGCCTCGTATCCCACGGAGGCCGTCCAGGGCACGGTCCGGGCGGTCTGGTCGGCGAAGGAGGCGGCCCGCACGCAGGCCCTCGCGCACGCGCCCCACCTGATCGCCCTGGGCAATCTGCCGCAGGACCGTCAGGCGGAGCTGTTCACGCACCGCAGGAGCGGCGACTTCCGTACGCGGTGA
- a CDS encoding PQQ-binding-like beta-propeller repeat protein — protein MVDQLTQHDPRRIGPFEVLGRLGAGGMGLVYLARSASGRRVAIKTVRTELAEDQLFRVRFTREVEAARAVSGFYTAAVVDADPRAAVPWLATAYVPAPSLEEIVNEHGPLPTQAVRWLAAGVAEALESIHGAGLVHRDLKPSNVLVVEDGPRVIDFGIASGVSNTRLTMTNVAVGTPAYMSPEQAKDSRSVTGASDVFSLGSTLVFAATGHAPFHGANPVETVFMLLREGPDLEGLPAELRPLIESCMQMDASLRPTPGDLQSQLAPHLFASESGDNDDSGTASAWLPERAVALIEARRGGRPPARVPAGAGRSGGGRGAAPAVSAVPATAPPPPPQPPRQPSHPLAVTPDAGPVRLAGAKVPIGPGPRVAGARASAVPADPGLAGSWSRSSAHRAAVNGAAPAAPAVPPPAPAPDAGAGWRPWRFRMSNDVWGTPAVAGNLVYVTSFEVHALDVGTGRRSFKTRDVAWSMAVADGRIHASDGPTLYALDGADGSDLWRLPTDAWVYSLQADRGTVVTGTRGGGVQAWEAVNGEKLWEITGAQTDFETPEAGPRVFDGTVYVWKDARLRALEARTGEERWSYPVGDAASCGGVPVRLTQAQDGYVYVAAGSRVLAIDVAAGHVRWHFEAPAAFLCPPAFAPGPAVTGGGVYLADYLGTVYALDATDGRDRWRIATESRSSIEPVLVADGHVHVGSGKGLYTLDAVTGTPKWRFQAGGEVVGTPVVADRRIHFGSTDHLLYTLKADDGRLRWKLATGGEITGAPVVRDGVVYACSKDRCVYALDAERGTGTAPRA, from the coding sequence GTGGTGGATCAGCTGACGCAGCACGATCCGAGGCGGATCGGCCCGTTCGAGGTCCTCGGCAGGCTGGGCGCCGGTGGCATGGGCCTGGTCTATCTCGCGCGCTCCGCGTCGGGACGGCGCGTGGCGATCAAGACGGTGCGGACCGAGCTCGCCGAGGACCAGCTGTTCCGCGTCCGCTTCACGCGCGAGGTCGAGGCGGCCCGCGCCGTGTCCGGTTTCTATACGGCAGCGGTGGTGGACGCCGATCCGCGGGCCGCCGTGCCCTGGCTCGCCACGGCGTACGTCCCCGCGCCCTCCCTCGAAGAAATAGTGAATGAACACGGGCCGCTGCCCACCCAGGCGGTGCGCTGGCTGGCGGCGGGCGTGGCCGAGGCCCTGGAGTCCATCCACGGCGCGGGCCTCGTCCACCGTGACCTCAAGCCGTCCAACGTCCTCGTCGTCGAGGACGGGCCGCGCGTCATCGACTTCGGCATCGCGTCCGGCGTCTCCAACACCCGGCTGACCATGACGAACGTCGCCGTGGGCACGCCCGCGTACATGTCGCCCGAGCAGGCGAAGGACTCGCGCAGCGTCACCGGAGCCAGCGACGTCTTCTCGCTCGGCTCCACCCTCGTCTTCGCCGCCACCGGGCACGCGCCGTTCCACGGCGCCAACCCCGTCGAGACGGTGTTCATGCTGCTCAGGGAAGGCCCCGACCTCGAAGGGCTGCCCGCCGAGCTGCGGCCCCTCATCGAGTCCTGCATGCAGATGGACGCCTCGCTCCGGCCCACCCCCGGCGACCTCCAGTCCCAGCTCGCACCGCACCTCTTCGCCTCCGAGAGCGGCGACAACGACGACAGTGGCACGGCGTCCGCCTGGCTGCCCGAGCGGGCCGTCGCGCTCATCGAGGCCCGCCGGGGCGGGCGCCCGCCCGCCCGCGTCCCCGCCGGTGCGGGCCGCAGCGGTGGCGGCCGGGGTGCCGCGCCCGCCGTGTCCGCGGTGCCCGCGACCGCGCCGCCGCCCCCGCCGCAGCCGCCGCGCCAGCCGTCCCACCCTCTCGCGGTCACGCCCGACGCCGGGCCCGTGCGGCTCGCCGGGGCGAAGGTGCCGATCGGCCCCGGGCCACGGGTGGCCGGCGCGCGCGCCTCCGCCGTGCCCGCCGACCCCGGGCTCGCCGGATCGTGGTCCCGCTCGTCCGCCCACCGCGCCGCGGTCAACGGCGCCGCCCCTGCCGCCCCCGCGGTGCCCCCGCCCGCCCCGGCCCCCGACGCGGGAGCCGGGTGGCGGCCCTGGCGGTTCCGTATGTCCAACGACGTGTGGGGCACCCCCGCCGTCGCGGGCAACCTCGTCTACGTCACGTCCTTCGAAGTTCACGCCCTGGACGTCGGCACCGGCCGCCGCAGCTTCAAGACGCGCGACGTCGCCTGGTCCATGGCGGTGGCCGACGGCCGCATCCACGCGTCCGACGGCCCCACGCTCTACGCGCTCGACGGCGCCGACGGCTCCGACCTGTGGCGGCTGCCCACCGACGCCTGGGTGTACTCCCTCCAGGCCGACCGCGGCACCGTCGTCACCGGCACCCGGGGCGGTGGCGTCCAGGCGTGGGAAGCCGTCAACGGCGAGAAGCTCTGGGAGATCACCGGCGCGCAGACCGACTTCGAGACGCCGGAGGCCGGACCCCGCGTCTTCGACGGCACCGTCTACGTCTGGAAGGACGCCCGGCTCCGCGCCCTGGAGGCACGCACCGGCGAGGAACGCTGGTCGTACCCCGTGGGCGACGCGGCCTCCTGCGGCGGCGTGCCGGTGCGGCTCACCCAGGCACAGGACGGGTACGTGTACGTGGCCGCGGGCAGCCGCGTCCTCGCGATCGACGTCGCCGCGGGTCACGTCCGCTGGCACTTCGAGGCGCCCGCCGCCTTCCTCTGCCCGCCCGCGTTCGCCCCCGGGCCCGCCGTGACGGGCGGCGGCGTGTACCTCGCCGACTACCTCGGCACGGTGTACGCCCTCGACGCGACGGACGGCCGCGACCGCTGGCGCATCGCCACGGAGTCCCGCTCCTCCATCGAGCCGGTCCTGGTCGCCGACGGCCACGTCCACGTGGGCAGCGGCAAGGGGCTCTACACCCTCGACGCGGTCACGGGCACGCCGAAGTGGCGGTTCCAGGCGGGCGGCGAGGTCGTCGGCACGCCCGTCGTCGCCGACCGGCGCATCCACTTCGGCTCCACGGACCACCTCCTGTACACCCTGAAGGCGGACGACGGCCGCCTCCGCTGGAAGCTCGCCACGGGCGGCGAGATCACGGGGGCGCCCGTGGTGCGGGACGGCGTGGTGTACGCGTGCAGCAAGGACCGGTGCGTGTACGCGCTGGACGCGGAGCGGGGGACGGGGACGGCGCCGAGGGCGTAG
- a CDS encoding VOC family protein: MDYAERNTGGGYAEGVPCWADAMLPDVEGGKRFYGELFGWTFDTGSGPEYGHGTQAYSDGLPVAALAPKADGRMPTVWTVYLASPDAAALAERIKGAGGSMITEVMPVEPFGSMGLAADPEGAVFGLWQAGTHQGFGKQGKPGSYCWTEVYSRDKNLVDPFYEHVFGYGGVDLDLDGEDFRIWSPAGAEPGPDTAVGGRSLLAGLTPAPVSDRYVPARMPAHFLVYFNVADADASAAAVTRLGGRVQAPPADTPYGRIAVFTDNQGATFAVLQG; the protein is encoded by the coding sequence ATGGACTACGCGGAGCGGAACACAGGGGGCGGATACGCGGAGGGCGTGCCCTGCTGGGCCGACGCCATGCTGCCCGACGTGGAGGGCGGCAAGCGGTTCTACGGTGAGCTCTTCGGGTGGACTTTCGACACCGGTTCCGGACCGGAGTACGGGCACGGCACGCAGGCGTACAGCGACGGCCTCCCCGTCGCCGCGCTCGCCCCCAAGGCCGACGGCCGCATGCCCACCGTATGGACGGTGTACCTGGCCAGCCCGGACGCCGCCGCGCTCGCCGAGCGGATCAAAGGTGCGGGCGGCTCGATGATCACTGAGGTCATGCCGGTGGAGCCCTTCGGGTCCATGGGCCTCGCCGCCGACCCCGAGGGCGCCGTCTTCGGGCTCTGGCAGGCCGGGACGCACCAGGGCTTCGGGAAGCAGGGGAAGCCGGGCTCGTACTGCTGGACCGAGGTGTACTCCCGGGACAAGAACCTGGTCGACCCGTTCTACGAGCACGTCTTCGGGTACGGCGGCGTCGACCTGGACCTCGACGGCGAGGACTTCCGCATCTGGTCGCCCGCGGGCGCCGAGCCGGGCCCCGACACCGCCGTCGGCGGGCGCAGCCTCCTGGCCGGGCTCACCCCCGCCCCCGTCTCCGACCGGTACGTGCCCGCGCGGATGCCCGCGCACTTCCTCGTCTACTTCAACGTGGCCGACGCCGACGCGAGCGCCGCCGCGGTGACCCGCCTCGGCGGGCGCGTCCAGGCCCCGCCCGCCGACACCCCGTACGGCCGGATCGCGGTGTTCACGGACAATCAAGGGGCGACGTTCGCGGTCCTCCAGGGCTGA
- a CDS encoding TetR family transcriptional regulator, with protein MTGQVRTVDGRVAGRRGQATRQKLLDCLSEMLSSSPYRDVKVIDVARKAGTSPATFYQYFPDVEGAVLEIAEQMAAEGAELTQLLDGRSWVGKAGWQTSQDLVEGFLDFWRKNDAILRVVDLGAAEGDKRFYKIRMKILNSVNNSLADTVKELQAKGKVDKDISPTAMAGSLVAMLAAVASHQRGFQTWGVKQTELKPNLAMLVHLGVTGKKPTK; from the coding sequence ATGACAGGACAGGTACGTACCGTCGACGGCCGCGTGGCCGGTCGGCGCGGTCAGGCGACGCGTCAAAAGCTGCTCGACTGCCTCAGCGAGATGCTCAGCTCCTCGCCCTACCGGGACGTCAAAGTCATCGACGTGGCCCGGAAGGCGGGGACTTCACCCGCGACCTTCTACCAGTACTTCCCGGATGTCGAGGGCGCCGTTCTGGAGATCGCGGAGCAAATGGCCGCGGAGGGCGCCGAGTTGACCCAGCTCCTGGACGGGCGCTCATGGGTCGGCAAGGCCGGCTGGCAGACCTCCCAGGACCTGGTCGAGGGTTTCCTCGACTTCTGGCGCAAGAACGACGCGATCCTCCGCGTCGTCGACCTGGGCGCCGCCGAGGGCGACAAGCGCTTCTACAAAATCAGGATGAAGATCCTCAACTCGGTCAACAACTCCCTTGCGGACACCGTCAAGGAGCTCCAGGCCAAGGGCAAGGTCGACAAGGACATCAGCCCCACGGCGATGGCGGGCTCCCTGGTCGCGATGCTCGCGGCGGTCGCCTCCCACCAGCGTGGCTTCCAGACGTGGGGCGTGAAGCAGACCGAATTGAAGCCGAATCTGGCGATGTTGGTGCATCTGGGCGTAACGGGCAAGAAGCCGACGAAGTAG
- a CDS encoding nitroreductase family deazaflavin-dependent oxidoreductase, translating into MAGAGLRLVQKVSATRVFARVAPHFIPAMDRAVHRLTRGKVLPSARMLPGVILTARGAKSGLPRRTPLACMPEEGGKSWVLVGSNFGRPGHPAWTANLLANPDAEVNWRGADVPVRARLLTGEERAAVWEAALGFWPPYAAYQARVEREIRLFRLERRG; encoded by the coding sequence ATGGCGGGGGCCGGGCTTCGGCTCGTGCAGAAGGTGTCGGCCACCCGCGTCTTCGCCAGAGTCGCGCCGCACTTCATTCCCGCCATGGACCGGGCCGTGCACCGGCTGACCCGCGGCAAGGTGCTGCCCAGCGCGCGGATGCTGCCCGGCGTCATCCTGACCGCGCGCGGCGCGAAGAGCGGGTTGCCGAGACGTACGCCGCTCGCCTGCATGCCGGAGGAGGGCGGGAAGAGCTGGGTGCTGGTCGGGTCCAACTTCGGACGCCCGGGGCATCCCGCGTGGACCGCCAATCTGCTGGCCAACCCCGATGCCGAGGTGAACTGGCGGGGCGCCGACGTGCCCGTGCGGGCGCGGCTGCTCACGGGGGAGGAGCGGGCGGCGGTGTGGGAGGCGGCGCTGGGATTCTGGCCGCCGTACGCCGCGTACCAGGCGCGGGTGGAGCGGGAGATCCGGCTGTTCCGGCTGGAACGCAGGGGGTGA
- a CDS encoding acyl-CoA dehydrogenase family protein has product MDAAFSAEQGEIRRTLREVISKRCGPDEVRAAVRTPEGHDTALWAALAEQLGLPGLALPEACGGVGCTAAELALGVEELGRALAPTPLLATAVLAAPLILALGTAEQRAAHLPRIAAGELTAALAVPGTALATALGLTGDNRGDWAGGGRAGGMQARPADGAWRLYGQAEQVVDGHSAGLLVVAAHAGGFARSRTLLFLVREGAPGMVRARQTSLDETRTQARVELRDVEAELLGGGDADVPAALAAVGDVAATVVAAEAVGAAERALERTVEYVRQREQFGRAIGSFQAVKHRLADVYVQVQAARSAAYYAAWAAGAEAAGFGGQGAERAGGLALAQALDALRTAASEAVQLHGGIGFTWEHEAHLYFKRASGDELLFGPVHRLRARAAERAGLFEPTRAEAEAEEVV; this is encoded by the coding sequence ATGGACGCCGCCTTCAGCGCTGAGCAGGGCGAGATCCGCCGCACCCTGCGCGAAGTGATCTCCAAGCGGTGCGGTCCCGACGAGGTCAGGGCCGCCGTACGGACGCCGGAGGGCCACGACACCGCCCTGTGGGCCGCCCTCGCCGAACAGCTCGGCCTGCCCGGCCTCGCTCTGCCCGAGGCCTGCGGCGGCGTGGGCTGCACGGCCGCGGAGCTCGCCCTCGGCGTCGAGGAGCTGGGACGCGCCCTGGCGCCGACCCCGCTCCTCGCCACCGCCGTCCTCGCCGCCCCGCTGATCCTCGCCCTCGGCACCGCCGAGCAGCGCGCCGCCCACCTGCCCCGCATCGCCGCGGGTGAGCTGACCGCCGCCCTCGCCGTGCCCGGCACCGCGCTCGCCACGGCCCTCGGGCTCACCGGGGACAACCGCGGCGACTGGGCGGGCGGCGGCCGGGCGGGCGGTATGCAGGCGCGGCCCGCCGACGGGGCGTGGCGGCTGTACGGACAGGCCGAGCAGGTCGTCGACGGGCACAGCGCGGGACTGCTCGTGGTCGCCGCGCACGCGGGCGGCTTCGCCCGGTCCCGTACGCTCCTCTTCCTCGTACGGGAGGGGGCGCCCGGCATGGTGCGGGCGCGGCAGACCTCCCTCGACGAGACCCGTACGCAGGCTCGCGTCGAACTGCGCGATGTGGAGGCCGAGTTGTTGGGCGGCGGCGACGCCGATGTGCCCGCCGCGCTCGCCGCCGTGGGGGACGTCGCGGCCACCGTCGTCGCCGCCGAGGCCGTCGGGGCGGCCGAACGCGCTCTGGAGCGCACCGTCGAGTACGTGCGGCAGCGGGAGCAGTTCGGGCGCGCGATCGGGTCCTTCCAGGCGGTCAAGCACCGTCTCGCCGACGTGTACGTACAGGTGCAGGCGGCGCGGTCCGCCGCCTACTACGCGGCGTGGGCCGCGGGCGCGGAGGCCGCCGGGTTCGGTGGGCAGGGCGCCGAGCGGGCCGGCGGGCTCGCGCTGGCGCAGGCGCTCGACGCGCTGCGGACCGCCGCGTCGGAAGCGGTACAGCTTCACGGCGGCATCGGCTTCACCTGGGAGCACGAGGCGCACCTGTACTTCAAGCGGGCGTCCGGTGACGAGCTGCTCTTCGGTCCCGTGCACCGGCTGCGGGCACGGGCGGCGGAGCGGGCCGGTCTCTTCGAGCCCACCCGAGCCGAAGCCGAAGCCGAGGAGGTCGTGTGA
- a CDS encoding thiolase C-terminal domain-containing protein — translation MSSATRSGSARKVAVAGVALSDCGRVDDATPYALHAQAARRALADSGLSRDVIDGIASAGLGTLAPVEVAEYLGLRPRWVDSTSVGGATWEVMAAHATDAIAAGHANAVLLVYGSTARADIKAKRRTSNLSFGARGPLQFEVPYGHSLIAKYAMAARRHMHEYGTTLEQLASVAVQARANAATNPDAMFRAPITVDEVLEGPMIADPFTKLHCCIRSDGGAAVLLVAEEYVADCASEPVWVLGAGEHVSHTTMSEWDDFTVSPAAVSGRLAFERAGVTPDEIDVAEIYDAFTYMTLVTLEDLGFCEKGEGGPFVEKGRLLRDGGLPTNTDGGGLSAQHPGMRGLFLLVEAVRQLRGQAGDGQVRRPDGTLPELAVASGTGGWFCSSGTVVLGR, via the coding sequence ATGTCTTCTGCCACCCGTTCCGGCTCCGCCCGCAAGGTCGCCGTCGCCGGTGTCGCCCTCTCGGACTGTGGCCGCGTCGACGACGCGACGCCCTACGCCCTGCACGCCCAGGCGGCCCGCCGCGCCCTCGCCGACTCCGGCCTGTCCCGCGACGTCATCGACGGCATCGCGTCGGCGGGCCTCGGCACGCTGGCCCCGGTGGAGGTCGCCGAGTACCTGGGTCTCCGCCCCCGCTGGGTGGACTCGACCTCGGTCGGCGGCGCCACCTGGGAGGTCATGGCCGCGCACGCGACGGACGCGATAGCGGCGGGCCACGCCAACGCCGTCCTCCTCGTCTACGGCTCGACGGCCCGCGCCGACATCAAGGCGAAGCGGCGTACGTCGAACCTCTCCTTCGGCGCGCGCGGCCCGCTCCAGTTCGAGGTCCCGTACGGGCACTCCCTGATCGCCAAGTACGCGATGGCCGCGCGCCGCCACATGCACGAGTACGGCACGACACTGGAACAGCTCGCCTCCGTCGCCGTCCAGGCGCGGGCGAACGCGGCGACCAACCCCGACGCGATGTTCCGCGCCCCGATCACGGTCGACGAGGTCCTGGAAGGACCGATGATCGCCGACCCCTTCACCAAGCTGCACTGCTGCATTCGGTCCGACGGCGGCGCGGCGGTGCTGCTCGTGGCCGAGGAGTACGTGGCGGACTGCGCGTCCGAGCCCGTGTGGGTACTCGGCGCGGGCGAGCACGTCTCGCACACGACGATGTCCGAGTGGGACGACTTCACGGTGTCCCCGGCGGCGGTCAGCGGTCGCCTCGCGTTCGAGCGGGCGGGGGTCACGCCGGACGAGATCGACGTGGCCGAGATCTATGACGCCTTCACGTACATGACCTTGGTGACCCTGGAGGACCTCGGCTTCTGCGAGAAGGGCGAGGGGGGTCCCTTCGTGGAGAAGGGCCGCCTGCTCCGGGACGGTGGCCTGCCGACGAACACGGACGGCGGCGGCCTCTCCGCGCAGCACCCCGGCATGCGTGGCCTGTTCCTGCTGGTCGAGGCGGTACGTCAGCTCAGGGGGCAGGCGGGCGACGGCCAGGTCCGCCGCCCTGACGGCACCCTGCCTGAGCTGGCGGTGGCGTCAGGGACGGGCGGATGGTTCTGCTCGTCAGGGACGGTCGTACTGGGGCGCTGA